The Bacteroidota bacterium region GGAAAGCAGTCACCAATGTCTCCCCATTGGTTGAAGTCCGGTCAAGACGCGTCGGCGGTGCGACTTATCAGGTCCCGACCGAAGTTCGCTCGGAAAGAAGACAGGCCTTGGCTATTCGCTGGCTGTTGACCTACTCCCGGGCACGTAATGATAAAAGCATGGCCTCCAAGCTGGCTAACGAATTGATCGCTGCCTCCAATGGTGAAGGTTCGGCGATTAAGAAAAAAGATGATACTCACCGGATGGCGGAAGCGAATAAGGCATTTGCCCATTTCCGCTGGTAAATTTTATAAAGGTTGATATGTCGCGACTGATTAGTCTGGATAAAACCCGCAATATCGGCATCATGGCTCACATCGATGCCGGTAAAACCACAACCACCGAGCGAATCCTGTTCTACACAGGTAAGGTTCATAAAATCGGTGAAGTTCATGATGGAGCAGCCACCATGGACTGGATGGAGCAGGAAAAAGAGCGTGGAATTACCATTACCTCTGCTGCCACCACTGCCTTCTGGCGGGACCATCGGATTAATATCATTGATACACCGGGTCACGTGGATTTTACTGTCGAAGTGGAACGCTCTCTGCGGGTTCTTGATGGTGCCGTTGCTACTTTCTGTTCGGTTGGTGGTGTTGAGCCTCAGTCCGAGACAGTCTGGCGTCAGGCCAATAAATACGGAGTTCCCCGTATTGCCTACGTAAATAAGATGGACCGTGTCGGTGCCGACTATTATAATGTGATTTCCATGATCCGCGAACGCCTCGGTTCAAACGCTGTTCCGATTCAGATTCCGATCGGTCAGGGTGAACTTTTTAACGGTATCATTGATCTGGTTCTCAATAAGGCCATTATCTATCATGAAGAAACCAATGGCCTGACTTTCGATATCATGGAGATTCCCTCCTCCTTTAAGGAACTGGCTGCCAAATGGCGGACCAATCTGTTTGAGTCTGTTTCTGAGCTGGATGATACCCTGCTTGAGAAATACCTCGAGGGCGTCGATTTAAGTGAAGAAGAAATCAGAAAAGTAATCCGCCAGGCCACGATTGCTGGCAAAATTGTGCCGGTATTGTGCGGCTCTTCCTTTAAGAACAAAGG contains the following coding sequences:
- the rpsG gene encoding 30S ribosomal protein S7: MRRKRAEKRHSIPDPVYGDVLVAKFINSLMLQGKKSIAESIFYQTMELIEKRSKTPGIDVFRKAVTNVSPLVEVRSRRVGGATYQVPTEVRSERRQALAIRWLLTYSRARNDKSMASKLANELIAASNGEGSAIKKKDDTHRMAEANKAFAHFRW